The following coding sequences lie in one Arachis hypogaea cultivar Tifrunner chromosome 9, arahy.Tifrunner.gnm2.J5K5, whole genome shotgun sequence genomic window:
- the LOC112712039 gene encoding lipid phosphate phosphatase 2 isoform X1, which translates to MAWRGFISFGRIWPPFQGRMPRVDPSAHTIKSHGATLARNHLHDWLILLLLIVIEVILFVIHPFYRFVGRDMLEDLKYPMKENTVPVWAVPLYAVLLPMAVFLLFYMRRRDVYDLHHSVLGLLFAVLITAVLTDAIKDAVGRPRPDFYWRCFPDGVEVYDKWGGVVCHGKESDIKEGHKSFPSGHTSWSFAGLGFLSLYLSGKIKAFDRQGHVAKLCIVFLPILAACLVGISRVDDYWHHWQDVFAGGLLGLVVATFCYMQFFPPPYSDDGWGPYAYFKAMEEARVNSNTNRDSPLVQTMEVPGGVNQAPRRNGDTLPPFTYHSPSLEAMELGQK; encoded by the exons ATGGCGTGGCGGGGCTTCATATCTTTTGGAAGAATATGGCCACCGTTTCAG GGACGGATGCCCCGGGTTGATCCTTCTGCTCACACAATCAAATCACATGGGGCTACACTTGCAAGAAATCACCTTCATGATTGGCTCATATTGCTGTTGCTCATAGTGATAGAGGTTATTCTTTTCGTCATTCACCCGTTTTACCGCTTTGTGGGCAGAGACATGTTGGAAGACCTTAAATATCCCATGAAAGAGAACACTGTTCCCGTATGGGCTGTTCCT CTATATGCGGTTCTGTTGCCAATGGctgtttttcttctcttctataTGCGGAGGAGAGATGTTTATGATTTGCATCACAGTGTCCTAG GGCTCCTGTTTGCCGTTCTGATTACCGCTGTCTTAACCGATGCAATAAAAGATGCAGTTGGTCGGCCCCGGCCAGACTTCTATTGGCGTTGCTTCCCTGATGGAGTAGAG GTTTATGACAAATGGGGAGGTGTAGTGTGCCATGGTAAGGAAAGTGATATAAAAGAAGGACACAAGAGTTTCCCAAGCGGTCATACATCAT GGTCCTTTGCAGGATTGGGTTTTCTATCGCTGTACCTATCTGGGAAGATCAAAGCTTTTGATCGCCAAGGGCATGTAGCAAAACTATGCATCGTGTTTCTTCCGATACTTGCTGCTTGTCTAGTTGGAATCTCTCGTGTAGATGACTATTGGCATCATTGGCAAGATGTCTTTGCTGGAGGTCTTCTAG GGCTGGTTGTAGCAACCTTTTGCTATATGCAGTTCTTCCCTCCCCCTTATAGTGATGATG GATGGGGTCCCTATGCATATTTCAAGGCAATGGAGGAAGCACGAGTCAATTCAAACACGAACCGGGATTCACCTCTTGTGCAGACCATGGAGGTTCCAGGGGGTGTGAATCAAGCACCAAGGAGAAATGGTGATACATTGCCCCCTTTCACTTATCATAGCCCAAGCTTGGAAGCGATGGAGCTTGGACAGAAGTGA
- the LOC112712039 gene encoding lipid phosphate phosphatase 2 isoform X2, giving the protein MPRVDPSAHTIKSHGATLARNHLHDWLILLLLIVIEVILFVIHPFYRFVGRDMLEDLKYPMKENTVPVWAVPLYAVLLPMAVFLLFYMRRRDVYDLHHSVLGLLFAVLITAVLTDAIKDAVGRPRPDFYWRCFPDGVEVYDKWGGVVCHGKESDIKEGHKSFPSGHTSWSFAGLGFLSLYLSGKIKAFDRQGHVAKLCIVFLPILAACLVGISRVDDYWHHWQDVFAGGLLGLVVATFCYMQFFPPPYSDDGWGPYAYFKAMEEARVNSNTNRDSPLVQTMEVPGGVNQAPRRNGDTLPPFTYHSPSLEAMELGQK; this is encoded by the exons ATGCCCCGGGTTGATCCTTCTGCTCACACAATCAAATCACATGGGGCTACACTTGCAAGAAATCACCTTCATGATTGGCTCATATTGCTGTTGCTCATAGTGATAGAGGTTATTCTTTTCGTCATTCACCCGTTTTACCGCTTTGTGGGCAGAGACATGTTGGAAGACCTTAAATATCCCATGAAAGAGAACACTGTTCCCGTATGGGCTGTTCCT CTATATGCGGTTCTGTTGCCAATGGctgtttttcttctcttctataTGCGGAGGAGAGATGTTTATGATTTGCATCACAGTGTCCTAG GGCTCCTGTTTGCCGTTCTGATTACCGCTGTCTTAACCGATGCAATAAAAGATGCAGTTGGTCGGCCCCGGCCAGACTTCTATTGGCGTTGCTTCCCTGATGGAGTAGAG GTTTATGACAAATGGGGAGGTGTAGTGTGCCATGGTAAGGAAAGTGATATAAAAGAAGGACACAAGAGTTTCCCAAGCGGTCATACATCAT GGTCCTTTGCAGGATTGGGTTTTCTATCGCTGTACCTATCTGGGAAGATCAAAGCTTTTGATCGCCAAGGGCATGTAGCAAAACTATGCATCGTGTTTCTTCCGATACTTGCTGCTTGTCTAGTTGGAATCTCTCGTGTAGATGACTATTGGCATCATTGGCAAGATGTCTTTGCTGGAGGTCTTCTAG GGCTGGTTGTAGCAACCTTTTGCTATATGCAGTTCTTCCCTCCCCCTTATAGTGATGATG GATGGGGTCCCTATGCATATTTCAAGGCAATGGAGGAAGCACGAGTCAATTCAAACACGAACCGGGATTCACCTCTTGTGCAGACCATGGAGGTTCCAGGGGGTGTGAATCAAGCACCAAGGAGAAATGGTGATACATTGCCCCCTTTCACTTATCATAGCCCAAGCTTGGAAGCGATGGAGCTTGGACAGAAGTGA